Proteins from one Thermobifida alba genomic window:
- a CDS encoding metallophosphoesterase codes for MAASAVMNRAGRIARGVGTAVAVAGALGVAGLTYASVVERNWFRLRRYEIPVLAPGSGRLRVLHLSDAHLTPGRRLLIDWIRGLDAHEPDLVVNTGDSLAHPDAVGPFIDALGPLLDRPGLFVYGSNDLFSPQLKNPLRYLWRSSRTDYSKRKVPDLPWRELGAAMSDAGWLDLNNRKGGVEAGGLRIAVAGVHDSHIGLDRYEKVAGRADPDADLRIGVMHSPEPRNLDRFTADGYELLLAGHTHGGQVCLPFYGTLVTNCGIDRARAWGLSRNGASWLHVSGGLGTSPYAPVRFCCRPEAAILDLVPRS; via the coding sequence ATGGCAGCTTCGGCGGTGATGAACAGAGCGGGCAGGATAGCGCGCGGTGTCGGTACAGCGGTGGCGGTCGCGGGCGCCCTCGGCGTCGCGGGCCTCACGTACGCCTCGGTGGTGGAACGCAACTGGTTCCGGTTGCGCCGCTACGAGATCCCGGTCCTCGCCCCGGGCAGCGGCCGCCTGCGGGTGCTCCACCTGTCCGACGCGCACCTGACGCCGGGCCGCCGCCTGCTCATCGACTGGATCCGCGGACTCGACGCCCACGAACCCGACCTGGTGGTCAACACCGGCGACTCCCTGGCCCATCCCGACGCGGTGGGCCCGTTCATCGACGCGCTCGGACCGCTGCTGGACCGGCCCGGCCTGTTCGTCTACGGCTCCAACGACCTGTTCTCGCCGCAGTTGAAGAACCCGCTCCGCTACCTGTGGCGCAGCAGCAGGACCGACTACTCCAAGCGCAAGGTCCCCGACCTGCCGTGGCGGGAACTCGGAGCGGCCATGAGCGATGCGGGCTGGCTGGACCTCAACAACCGGAAGGGCGGCGTCGAGGCGGGGGGCCTGCGGATCGCGGTGGCCGGGGTGCACGACTCCCACATCGGTCTGGACCGCTACGAGAAGGTGGCGGGCCGCGCCGACCCCGACGCCGATCTGCGCATCGGCGTCATGCACTCGCCCGAGCCGCGCAACCTCGACCGGTTCACCGCCGACGGGTACGAACTGCTGCTCGCCGGGCACACCCACGGCGGCCAGGTCTGCCTGCCGTTCTACGGCACCCTCGTCACCAACTGCGGCATCGACCGCGCCCGCGCCTGGGGGCTGAGCCGCAACGGGGCGTCCTGGCTGCACGTGTCGGGAGGCCTGGGCACCTCGCCCTACGCCCCGGTCCGCTTCTGCTGCCGCCCCGAAGCCGCGATCCTGGACCTCGTCCCCCGTTCCTGA
- a CDS encoding GatB/YqeY domain-containing protein: MAELKTRLQADLTAAMKARDQVRTRTLRMVLTAISNEEVAGDSARELSDDDVIRVITREAKKRREAADAFEQGGRADKAADERAEGEVLAAYLPAPLSDEELAALVREAIAEAGVSDVKGMGRVMKILTPRTAGRADGRRVADEVRSQLS, translated from the coding sequence ATGGCCGAACTCAAGACCCGCCTGCAAGCCGACCTCACCGCCGCGATGAAGGCACGGGACCAGGTGCGGACCCGGACCCTGCGCATGGTGCTCACCGCGATCTCCAACGAGGAGGTGGCGGGCGATTCCGCCCGCGAACTCAGCGACGACGACGTCATCAGGGTGATCACCCGGGAAGCCAAGAAGCGCCGCGAGGCCGCCGACGCCTTCGAGCAGGGCGGACGCGCCGACAAGGCCGCCGACGAGCGGGCCGAGGGGGAGGTGCTGGCCGCCTACCTGCCCGCCCCGTTGAGCGACGAGGAGCTGGCCGCACTGGTCCGGGAGGCGATCGCGGAGGCCGGGGTGAGCGACGTCAAGGGCATGGGCAGGGTCATGAAGATCCTCACCCCCAGAACGGCCGGACGCGCCGACGGCCGTCGGGTGGCCGACGAGGTGCGCAGCCAGCTGTCCTGA